In Candidatus Hydrogenedentota bacterium, the genomic stretch TATCTCCGGAAAATGCACTCACATGTCCCTTGAGCGACGCCGCGGCTTTCACCCGCTCGTCTTTGAGCGCCGACAAGCACCGAGCGAAAACAGCTTCACCGATCAGTGTCAAAGGCTGACCTTCATCCAAGGCGGCGACTACCGTCCATTTGCCCGTGCCCTTTTGTCCCGCCGTATCCAAAATGAGATCGATGACTTCGTTGCCTTCCTCATCTTTATAGCCAAGAATGTCACGGGTTATTTCAATGAGATAGGAATCCAGTTCTCCTTTGTTCCATTCGACAAAAACTTCATGCATTTCCGCATTACTGAGTCCCAAGCCGTCTTTCATCAGCTGGTAAGTCTCGCAAATCATCTGCATGTCACCGTATTCAATGCCGTTGTGCACCATTTTTACAAAATGACCTGCGCCGCCTTCGCCAACCCAATCACAACAGGCTTCCCCTTCATCGGTCTGGGCGCAAATGGTTTGGAAAATATCTTTCACTTCTGCCCACGCGCTCGGTGTGCCGCCGGGCATCATGGACGGTCCCAACAAAGCGCCTTCTTCACCGCCGGATACGCCCGTGCCAATATAACGGAATCCTTTGCTTTCCACATAGGCAGCGCGTCTGATCGTATCGGGGAAATGGCTGTTACCGCCGTCAATGATAATATCGTCGGGCTCAAGATGGGGCAGCAGCAGTTCGATAAAGTCATCCACTGCCTGACCCGCCTTGACCAAAAGCATCACTTTTCTGGGCCGCTTCAAATTGGCAACCAACTCTTCAACACTGTGACAGCCGACAAAGTTTTTCCCTTTGCCGCGGCCATTGATGAACTTATCTACCTTCTCCACCGTACGGTTAAAGACCGCAACACCAAAGCCTTTGCTCTCCATGTTCAACACGAGGTTTTCGCCCATAACGGCCAAACCGATCAGTCCAATATCCATTTGTGCCATGATCTTTGCATCTCCTGTAACGTTAATATTGTCCGCACCGTGCGGAAATTGCCGAAAATAGCCCTTTTCCCCTGCCCTTATTCATCATATCAAATAGGAGCCGAAAAAAGAATTCTCATGCCCCTTGCCCGCCGACACCCCATTCTCTGCGCCCTGTGAAAACAACGGGGCGCCTCGGTTAGTGCAGCAAACGGTCCCGTTTAACCGCGTCATAAGGGGCGCGCCGCTTCTCACATCTTTCACGGGGACACAGCTGACAATTCTTAAAGTCTTCCGTTGTCTCGAACCACAGCCCGGAAAGGGATTTGATAGGGAACATGAGCATCTCTTCCGACAAGGAAATTTCCAATGCCCCCGCCTTCTCTCCAAACAAAGAAAAAAGCGGGCGCTGCTCGGTGATCGGCCAATCTTCCAGCGATCCGGGGTTCATAGAGGCAAGGGGACCGGAACCGAATAAAGCTTGACAGCGCGTCTGCAGCTGCTGCAAGGCAGCTTCCAAAAAAAGTTCCTTTATCACATCCGCCCAATACTGATGCATCGGATCGGTGAGACCGCACGACCAGTCTTCCAATTCAGTGCCGCACGTGGCAAGAAAAGGGAAAGCACGCCCCCGCTCGCTGAGATTTTTCACAAGAATGCGGCTCTCGAAAAGGACATCATCAATCATGATTGTGCGTTCATCAACTGCATGAAGAGCGGCCAATTTAAAGAGTCCTTTAGGGCGCGCACATGCCGAGGCTGCCGCTGCAAGGACGCGGATATCGTCAAGAAAAACCGAGTCTTTATCGGCGTGCAGCCGAGGCAGCAACACTTCTTCTTTAAGGCTCACTTCCATTTCATCTAAGACGATGAAACAATCCGGCGCATCCATAGCTTCCTATCCTTTCGTTCGGAAAAGAGAACCAATACTTCTTCGGGGCCCGTGCGGCGGCGTTATTCATCCTCCTTCGGCGGATCGTCTTCATCCGCTTCCTTCGGCACGAGCAGATCGCGAAGCCCTTCAAAAGGACGATGTCCCAAGGATTCGGTGGGCGTGCCGATCTTGTTGCCGCTGCCGTCTAAACCCCGCTGTTCCATCGTACCGTGCTCATCATCATGACAATACAAACACAACAACGCCCAGTTGCTGCCGTCGGGCGGATTGTTCATGTGATTGCCG encodes the following:
- the gnd gene encoding decarboxylating NADP(+)-dependent phosphogluconate dehydrogenase is translated as MAQMDIGLIGLAVMGENLVLNMESKGFGVAVFNRTVEKVDKFINGRGKGKNFVGCHSVEELVANLKRPRKVMLLVKAGQAVDDFIELLLPHLEPDDIIIDGGNSHFPDTIRRAAYVESKGFRYIGTGVSGGEEGALLGPSMMPGGTPSAWAEVKDIFQTICAQTDEGEACCDWVGEGGAGHFVKMVHNGIEYGDMQMICETYQLMKDGLGLSNAEMHEVFVEWNKGELDSYLIEITRDILGYKDEEGNEVIDLILDTAGQKGTGKWTVVAALDEGQPLTLIGEAVFARCLSALKDERVKAAASLKGHVSAFSGDKKAFIDDLRQALYASKIISYAQGYQLMRAAAASYGWHLNYGGIALMWRGGCIIRSVFLGKIKDAFDKNPELENLLLDPFFAEIVQKNQDAWRRVVVKAVEMGIPTPAISSALNFFDGYRSDRLPANLLQAQRDYFGAHTYERVDKPRGEFFHTNWTGRGGDTAASTYEV
- a CDS encoding vitamin B12 dependent methionine synthase, giving the protein MDAPDCFIVLDEMEVSLKEEVLLPRLHADKDSVFLDDIRVLAAAASACARPKGLFKLAALHAVDERTIMIDDVLFESRILVKNLSERGRAFPFLATCGTELEDWSCGLTDPMHQYWADVIKELFLEAALQQLQTRCQALFGSGPLASMNPGSLEDWPITEQRPLFSLFGEKAGALEISLSEEMLMFPIKSLSGLWFETTEDFKNCQLCPRERCEKRRAPYDAVKRDRLLH
- a CDS encoding HNH nuclease family protein — encoded protein: MMDEKRKAAFFASLRKDRREQEKGYRDQALKLFPHFCERCGRSFSGSNLRELTVHHKDGNHMNNPPDGSNWALLCLYCHDDEHGTMEQRGLDGSGNKIGTPTESLGHRPFEGLRDLLVPKEADEDDPPKEDE